From one Solanum stenotomum isolate F172 chromosome 12, ASM1918654v1, whole genome shotgun sequence genomic stretch:
- the LOC125848532 gene encoding uncharacterized protein LOC125848532, whose protein sequence is MVVTHEHEAPSGWPLGLENMNRRLRVAERSQAVTVAAAAAGEAAYRLYVSSPSFSSFSSSSLDTESTMSFFQDQSVSLGRLIGIKPGSRGRLEFSNRVHNENVCVRRSEAEDYKGQQGDNMSHKLCVPLLHNVLEKMSRSKSNSHSPKN, encoded by the exons ATGGTTGTAACACAT GAGCATGAGGCACCTAGTGGATGGCCACTTGGGCTTGAAAACATGAACAGAAGGCTTAGAGTAGCTGAGAGATCTCAGGCTGTAACAGTTGCAGCTGCAGCAGCAGGAGAAGCAGCATACCGTTTATACGTATCTTCGCCTAGTTTCTCATCTTTTTCATCCTCCAGCCTTGACACTGAG TCTACAATGTCTTTTTTCCAAGATCAAAGTGTTTCTCTAGGCCGACTTATCGGTATTAAACCAGGAAGCAGAGGAAGATTGGAGTTTTCAAACAGAGTTCATAATGAGAATGTTTGTGTTAGAAGATCAGAGGCAGAGGATTACAAGGGACAACAAGGAGATAATATGTCACACAAATTGTGTGTTCCATTGCTACATAATGTGTTAGAGAAGATGAGTCGTAGTAAAAGTAATTCACACTCACCTAAAAACTGA